The DNA window ttcccatcaaaatatatcacatttcaaatttttgctacattgctcaaaaatgaggaaaattttacattttctcaaacagggtaaggaacttggttcctcgaataacttctggcacagacatctgagggcatggctgtccaagaagaaaatgtagccattggtgccatctatcgaccacaagttaaagattggcgattcgttggataccgaccgagttataggcaaaagttggtgcaaaaatgaagaaaattttacattttctcaaacagggtatggaacttggtttctcgaataacttctggcacagacatctgagggcatggccgtccaagaagaaaatgtagccattgatgccatctatcgaccacaggttaaagattggcgatccgttggataccgaccgagttataggcaaaatttggtgcgaaaatgaggaaaattttacattttctcaaacagggtaaggaacttggttcctcgaataacttctggcacagacatctgagggtatggctgtccaagaagaaaatgtagccattggtgccatctaccgaccacaggttaaagattggcgattcgttggataccgaccgagttataggcaaaagttggtgcaaagatgaggaaaattttcattttttttttgaattttttgatttttttattatttttcactcttttttatttcaagcattattagagtgaaaagaaactcattgcaaccaattgggattaaaataaaacaattttattttttttgcaaaatttctcaaaaaaatcgtaaggggtaagccttatgaaattttcgagtggaaaatttttttgaaatttttttctgattttttattccttttttaatttaaagcattatttgagtgaaaagaaacttattgcaacaaattcgcagtCATGTGGACCAGCGCTGTTTATCACacacaccaccgggccgccccttttcatttttattcaattcgtTTCTAATTTTCTTTGCGTAGCATCGACATTCAGTAGTGTCAgctactgggcgcctccatatAGTTTCTTcaaccaccaggcgcctccatcaccAGAACTTACCTTAGTTCGTTCTTTCGTTTACCAaaagtgagaagaaaaaaaaaacgttgctcGTTATTCTAGTGTTTAACATATGATAATGGTAAATAAgtatattgttttattcaacCATAACACGAATCATCGGTGGTAAAATACACACATTTATGTATATATAATATTATGCACTTTCCTATGTTCAAATTATTGTTGGATAGAGTCGGATGTCAgattttttgtgatttatgtTCATCTTCcttcatttgcttttgcatAAACATTTCTCGCAACCCGTTGCACGCACAATCGATTCCATCTTGTTACCAAATTGtcggtttttttaattaatatgcttatctgaaagtttttttttgtttaactattTTCTGATTGCTGTTTGATTTGTTATTTATCGTTATAGTTTTCTTAATAACTTGGTTTTCCTTTGCATTCAAAATATCTTTTAGCATCTCTGTTAATAGCTGTctgtgttttgcaaaaccgtGTTTTTCATTATGTTATATGACGTGTTTGACCGGTTGTTTGTTGACAGTTTCATACTAGTTTTGATTTGcttcaaaaatgtgtttttacgATTTTGCAGCGCGGAggttttcttttacaaatGAGTGTCCCTTTttgttatgtgtgtttgtgttttttttttgctcttttctttttaccttTGATATACATCGTAATCACATAGAGTTTGCAAATGTAGGTTATCAACAATCAGTAGATATAGCCTTTACCACTTGCTCATTGAAGGTTTTGCTTCGGTTTCGTTTATCTCTTCCGTTTCACTAGTAtaagtatatatatatatgcttTGTTGTACAATGATGTGtcatttttttcaagttttgtAAACATTCATCAACTAGTTTATTGTATAGATCTTAACGCTAAATGTAACAACAATCAGTTTACGCGTTGAGAGGAAACGCTGGTTAATGTACTAGGAAAACCCTTtgaatcaaaaaaatatacccTTTTTAAGATGTTAACAGtaaattcttaaaaatattttgttctgTTCCGTCGTTTTTAGCCTTTTCTCATGtcatacgattttttttccattacgCACACTGCTCCTTCACTAGGTATACTATTAACATTTAGTGAAATGTtacacgcgtgtgtgtgtgttttttttctctctgctgcacttcaactttttcatttaattatttcctgTTCATGCGGTTTTTTTGCGTTCTTATTACGTTTGTGTTTTCTCACCCCGACTCCATATTCGTTACTGCAAACAGTATACAAAAACCTTTTCTTAAGCGGTTCGAATAAATGAACGCATTTTGGGTTTTAGGTTACGGAAATTCGGAACAGTACGGTTTTGATATAACTTTTCCATTCAGCTTTTATATATTGTCACGATTGATGAAACTTTGCTCAATAGTTTCAGATTGTTACTATCTGCGTATGGTGTGGCTCTGCTTATAGCGGTGCGGATATAATGATTCTAACCTCCTCCCCCCGTTACATGCAGCTATTCACTAACGCATCACTGTAGGCGAGGGTTCTTTTTTGTCGGTGGTTTCTTTGGACGCAAACTACAAAATTTAAGTAGACGTTTGCTCCTGTTTGATTCTGGTAGTTTACTTATTATCAGTTAGGTTgccgaaaattaaaattaatgtatcTTAAAATGATGGAatttgatattaaaaaaataaatgaaaaaataattttgacatttgaaaaaagtaaacaaaaatagtaaaatgtcAAAAAGGCATTGTCAGTATCATTTCAGTATCACATGATATGACAAACAAAGTGTTCAACTCGCGCGTATAAACACGCGAGAAATGTTAACTGGAACTAAGtgtcaaatgtcaaaataaTGAGCGTTACTATTGTAGCTTTTCTACCAGTGCGATACGTACGAACTAAAAACGATTGCCTGCTGTATGTAActggctctttttttttggttgttgtcaTATCAAGGCAGGGATCTGGATCAAGGGAAGATTCTGGAAGGTTAGAAAATTTGGTGGAAGAATGGTTTTGCATACAGTGCAATATTTTCATGTCCGATATGTTAGCTATAATAAACCTTTGAGATATGTTGCGTAAAAATCTAGTAAGAACAAAGTGATCGAAATCCGTTTTATCAACACGTATATGAAATGTGCTCTAGTGTGATTGTGTTTGCAAAACCTGCTTGCATCCTGCTAGTGCTGCAGCAGCATTACACCGTACCGTACAGTCACCGTTTTGCCCGTTATATATGCTCCGACCTAAAACGAGCTTACAAAGAGCGATATCAAATCAGTTTTACACACTATCGTTTAACAACCACAACGTTTTTGTGCTCGCGTAATACgcgcgtattttttttttgttttttggtgggaGGATTTTGCTGCTAACTATGTCACGATTGTCGGATAAGATGTACTCTTACGTTTAATCACATCCAATGAATGAAGTAAAACGGTATattaaagttagttttctGTGCAAACGCTGCTATGagtttttgaacaaattttgtcgtcgtttttcttttttttgttgttgctgttgcgtgTTAGTTAGGTGGCCATTTGCCATGCTAGTTAGATGTaacctttccttttcttttttttgcacgttaACTTTACAcgccattttgtgttttttttgtttaaccgCCCCACAGCTGACGACAGCTATAGAATGGTCGCGACATAATTGGCATCAATTCTGAGCGTTACGCATTTTTAGGCTTCATTTGCGCCCTGATCTAAGATCGAATTTCTTTTacacatagaaaaaaacctgttttctTTAAGTATTGATTTACACAGTATATACGGTTCTGGTTACCTATCTCTACCATCTCATCTCTATTCGATCCAGAAGTGACGTTACTCTTGCTGTCAGATGACgtaaaacgaacgaaaggtAGATAGAAGGATTTGTTTTAgctgtttgtttctttacctTGGCAAGCTTTTAACTATCATTCGCATCTCAGTGTACAGTAACGGTGGGTGAGAGCTTTGCATTTGTTCGCTTTCCTATACTCTAGCAGGTGTAAACTAATGGCGGAGGTAAAGATAGAACGATGTAGTAGTGTGAATAACGCAATGACATCCTGCGCCAAAACCGACTGGCAGGATACGGTAGAGATAGGTACACAAAaccttctctctctttctctctctctctctctctttcttgtaTCGCTCTCCCATACGACTATATCTTTCACTTGATTACATACAATTGTTAGACACTTACAAGTATATCGCTAGTCTATAAGTAAACGCTGTAGATGTAAACATCTCACGTCTAGTGACGCACACTAAGATTCACGTGCCTGGGAATGAGGTGGGCAAAATTGCTCTCTGGAATCCGTACTCTTAAACACCGGTGGATCGAATGTTACAGTATCGCAGTTTCATTGTTGCTTTAGTCTCACGtaacccgtttttttttggcgaatgtactaataaaaccaaaaatcctGCTGTATTGCGCGGTTCACTACAAAACTACCTTGGCATATATACCTTGGCAcagtgggaaagaaaaatttacttccaaaataaaaaaaaaaggtcaaaaacgcaaacaaaccgAACCGGTGTACGGAATGGGAGTTACTTAGGTGCTTATTTTAGTAATatattatagttttttttttctgtgtgtgtgtgtgtgtacacatACAGGACATTTCTGGAAGGCGATCGGCTAGAAATAGCTAGAAAAATGGTCACACAATAACACAATAACATGTTACGGGGAAaaaattggtttgttttgggggggggggggaggggggaaatgTTACGGCAGAGatgttttgcacaatattaCGATGCTAGTATACTTAGAACGGCACGGTTCACGCTGTTGACTTGTTGGACACCGCGTGTATTGCTATAAGTGTGTGAGTTTGTAGAAAAAATTGTGAACGAAAACAGCAAATACTCTAAAGATACACAAACGTACGAacatgctttgtttttttttgtttgtttgtttgtttagtatTCCGTTTAGCCTAGTAAAACTTGTCACGATATCGGTAGATGTCAAAAAGGCTATACTAACATTGGTGGGATTGGTTAATGTTAATTGTACGGCGTACACGGCGCACCCAACGACGTTCTGCGTCGCACGGTCGCACATGGTTTTGACAGCAAAAAACCCGTTTGACGCACCCAGTGTGCAACGTTACGCTACGTTACGTCGTCCTTCTGTAAGACGCTCCCTCATTCACTCTAACTCTCTCAATCTTCctgcattgtgtgtgtgtgtgtgtgtgtttaagtatgtgtgtgtgtgtgtgtgttgtatttttgttttcttcggtGGGCATTGACACGACGCCTGCTGTACTGAACCACGGGTGCAAAAGGAAATAACGCCCGGTCCCGGTTCCGTTCCGTCCAGTAGCGTGCGACGGTAGCTTAGTGTATAAATCTTGTTAAGTAAATCCAGTAGTAGCCAAGCCAAGTTGGGAGCAGTGGGTTGTTCGGCTTTACTTTACAAACAGATCCTTCAGGGTCGAGCAGAGCGAGGAATCGCACGCGTCGTTCGAATCTTCGTCCTCGTCCGCCTTACCGAACCAGCTGGAGGTGGACGACTTTTTGCCACCGGTTCGGCCACCCGCACCATCCTTACCGCCGCCGGAGGCGGACGATTTTTTgcccgacgacgacgacgatgacgaggaCGAGGAGCCGGTGATGAAGTTTTCGATCGCGTGTCCAATCATGCGGGCGTCCACGATCGCACTTCGGCCGTCCCATTTCAGCTTGTTCAGCGGTGATCGGGACTCCTTCGGTTTCGGCTTCGGTTCATCCTTGTGGGCCGGTTCCTTGTCCCGCAGCTTGTCGAACGTTTCGCGCGCGAACGTGACGGTGGCGCTCGGTGATTTGGCCGATGATTTGCGGCGTGCCATCGGCTGGTGCCGCTTGATGAACCAGCCGGACTCGACGAACGATTTTTCGGTGTCGGTtgcaccactaccaccaccaccaccaccaccactgccaGAGAGTGTACCGCCCCCTGTGGCGAGCTGCTTGATATTCTGGTAGAGCGAAATGTCAAAACTGTTCGAGCGATTCTTCTGGAGATTGCTTTTCGGCTGGtcgccgccgccaccaccaccggcagcCGAGGTGCCCGCGGTCGGACTTTTGGCGGCGGATCGAAGCGGAAATGCGTGGGAAGCTAGGGGGCTAGGGTGCTCTTTCTCGCCACATCGATTAATCTCTGTCGCAGACGAGGCTAGAGACGATAAGAGAGATATGAGATCAGTGTTGGTGCACACGATACCCATCTTCGTTTTCGGCTTAAAGGACGCGTCGGTGCCTGGTGTCGGTGCGGCAGGTGTTGCGATGCTGCTCGTGCTGACCGGCATTAGCGGGGCGCACGGCGATATCGGCATCTCCGAGGCGCGCCGGAACGACTGTATCGGGGGCAACGCGGTACCGACGAAGTCCGAGTAGCGCCGGTTGGTGTAGCGCATCGGCGAGCTGGAACCGGTGCCGGCCTCGTCGAGCGTTTGCACTTCGCACACACGCTCGTTGCTCGTGTTCCACAGCTTCATGCGCGCTTTTCTAGCCTGTACTATATCATCCATAATATCTAACTGTAAATTGTGTATACTACCTCTGTGGTCCGTCGATGGCGGCGGTCCAATATTGCTTTCGCGTCGGGAGCTTGCGTTCGAACTGTTGTTCGCCGAATGAGAggaaagagcaaaaaacaaattgaaagaaaaaagagagaaagagaaagaaggaaTACATGCAGATAGTGAGTGaataaattgaagaaaaaaaagaaaaaaacattacctaacctaaaaacaaacatcaaccgCTAGAACGAAAGCTGTTGGCTGACCAAGGGGTGGTAAATGTTGGCTATAATTTTGTTAGCAAATGGGCACCACTCGTCCAGAACTAACCAATGCAAACTTAATTAATGCTTTACCACCAACGCCACCAGCTGAGTGTAAATTGAGCATGAAACGCCACGAGACGAGTGGAACTGTTCAAACAGAAAATTCGTACTAACAGGTGAACATTTTACCTCTGTTTATAGAACTTATATGTTACCAGATTTTATACATCTTCAAGTGGAATATTAAttgttaaatttctttttttttggcaattaaacacaaaatttctataaaaaaaagtttgttgcttgttgaagttctttgtttctttacttccaatggaggcgcctggtggttgGTAATGGGCTGGTCAAGAGGTATGTAGtagagatgtgcacactgagtaagagtgagtgagtgagtttaatcTTGCATAGGGGTTAATGGTTTCAACTCAGCATAAagagtttttatgactcttttactTACTCCATTACGTTTTTACTCCctcactctctctgccgattaatgactcactccttgtcatttttactcactcactctatgtgccgactaatgactcactcacAGTATCTCATAGTGtgatttaaatccaaaaagagtaacaaaacacttactcGCTCTTAttgcgtgagttgaaacgcaaaagagtgagtcgacacagagagtgagtgagtaaaaaccccgaggagtgagtcattagtcggcagagagagagagagagtgagtgagtaaaaacctcgaggagtgagtcattagtcgacagagagagagagagtgagtgagtaaaaacgcaaAGAAGAGTAATTAAAGGATTAGTtttgagtaatatttttatgactcttaaaagagtgagtaaaagattcaaatccttataaccactctttcactctgtttcaactctctgaaaagagtgagtattctCACTTTGTTAattaacagcaaaaaaaatgtcaagcaATATTCGAATCGATGGTTGTGAGAGAGATGTTTTAGGTTAAAAGAAGAGTTGGGAGAATGATTAGTTCGTCCACTTACCGCTGGCCAGCAGGTAGCGCTGCAATAGACTCCCTGCGATTCCGGCCGAATAGCGTGGGCGGAACGCGGCTGATCGTGACCACCGAATGGCGTCGGCCACCCGGTTGCGGTGCTGGTGTGCTGTAGAGCGTGGCCAGGAAGGCCTGTTCGCGGGGCGACGGACCGGACCCTTCACCGCCCCGCTCCGACAGGCGCCGCACCTGGCTGGCAGTGATGCCGCTGGTGCAGGGTGGTGTGGGTAGCGAGTGTTTGCGCGTTTCGCGCCATGGGGACAGCAAGTACGGGTTTTCGGGCGATTCGATGTCCAGACTTTGGCGCTGGGACGATTGATTGCTTGTTTCCTCCTCCTTTTCATTGTTTTCCGACTCCTCGACGACGATCAGCGGTTCCTGACCGCCCTGGCTGTACGACGGCGTGTGGGACGACCTTCTCAGCCGGAAGAACGTATCTAGGGCAGGAGGAAAAGGAATAACAAACAATAGAAAATCGTGCATGTGTGCGCTAAACACTTGCTGTATGCAAGGTGAGCTACGGGATAGTAATGGACCGCACGGTACAGAACGTTGCTGCTGACAGACATTATAGCAGCGGCAATTCTGAACTGTCGGTATTACTAAGCTAAAACGGAAAAATGTGAAGCTCATACAGGGATGTTAGATGTTAGAACAACTGCAAGTACAATTGTCAGCACAGCACCAATACGCTTGTATCAGTGAAGTACAAACTCGAGCGTATAAACGAGTTTGACAGCTCGACATTTTGACAGCTGCTTGACATTAGTATTGCCGCTGCTAAGTGCTTCAATTGTACTGTCATTTAAGGTTTGTTTACATAGTTGATTCAGTTGTTCTAGTATCTAAAAACTACCACTGTAATGAAGAGCAAGCAAAATTAGCTTTATAATAGCTATAAAAAGAAAGCTACgattgtgaataaaaaaaaaacaaaacaaaaacaccatttACGCCTATTTCGCTTCCCTCAAGCAAATCACGTACAGCCATAAACCCTAcaaaggtttttgttgttgttttgtttacgcttatttttcattttaagcgATGCGAAAtgcgtgtttgtatgtgtgctgtGCCtctaaaaaacatatttcgaaGCGAGGCGTAAACTGATTTGGGATGCTTCCGGTGTATAGTAAGGCAAGCGtgtgaaattgaaatgttttttttttatggaagGTGTCtgacaaaccaaaaaaaacctgcaaaaTGTGATTGAAAAGCAGTTTGCTGTGAcgcactactactactactgctactactttGTCTACTACTAGCTTGTGATGGTTtgttctaaaataaaaataaaaaaacaaaactccagtACGGTAGTGTTCTAGAGCTAATTATCGTATCAAGACAGGCGGTGACAAGTAGCCAAcaaatggttttgcaaaatggagACGCAAAAATGGTTGTGTCTTAATTTCGGCTTCCAGATCCTGGCAGTTACTATGCGTGCGGCAAGTAAGTGAAGGGTGGAGCAGTGGGTGGGTGTGGGTGGGTGAGATACCTAAAAGGTAGGATTCGGTGCGAGAGATTCCACTAAGACGCGTTCTCTTTTCCGGTCTTTTAGTGTTAGCGAAAGCTACAGTTTCCtaccgttcttttttttgtttaaactgCTTTAGCACCCATAAGTTACCAACACACGCAAACATGAACTTGTGAACTTGTGGGCAGATATATGCGCACATACATGTCTCTCTGTATCCTctttacgtgtgtgtgtgtgcgtttgtgtgtgtgtttgtgtgtctgtcaGTGGGGGTTTCGCTCAAGGGTTCGCACTTCCTTTTGCGTGTTTGCTCGCCTGAGCATCCTTTTCGGGAAGGAACACTCTCGGGGCACGAGCGATTCCTTCCATTCACCGTTACGGGTAAGAAGATGGGGACGGACTGTTGACGAAATAAAAATGGGGACGATAAATATTGGGTTCACGGTCATACATTCATGTTTGTGTCCGTGGTATACCGTGGCATAAGATGTGTAAGAAGAGGGACAAACAAACAGtaagaaagaaaggagaagaaaaaagaatagacACACACGAGAATTCATAACCACTTTAgttaattagcaaaaaaaaaccccttgtGGGCAGTTGCAGACTtgtgagtggttttttttttatagcaaattgtACAAGATGTCAAATTGGTTTATGGTATAACCGCATACGTTGAAGTTTCTTTTATATCCATACTTATGGAACTTATTCGGCTATTTTGGGtgagtttcttcttcttttttttttaaagcaaatgtgTTACTTACCCATGTTTAATGTCTGAAAAGTAGTCGTCAACGAGGAAGAGAGATACTTTTTGCACCCCAACACTGGTACTTAGCAATCTGTTTGCTGGCGAGTTCTAGACGTAAAAAGGTGCCTCACGTCGAATTCGTTTCGTAATTGATCGGTGAATCCGGAAGATCTGGCATGAAGAAAAAGGGAACcgaataagtttttttttgcagataaGAGCTCGTTTAAGTTAAAGTGAGGAGCTTCCATATAGTAACTACGCCACTCTTGGAAGCATTTTATATAACCCAGCACCATGGTGTGTTTACTTGTCAATCAGTTTGTCAACATAAAGCAAATTTACATTCCACAACTGGTGGAATTCAATTGCCCCTGAAGCGGGAGGTGTGTccttggtgtgtgtgtttttttgtgttggattcgatttaaaactcattttcctttttgagtTTTTGACACTCTCGTCTATAATAACTCGTCCATTGaccctttttttgggtaggTTGTACAACAGTTAGtacattgttgtttttttttttgaaaaacgaCACTATTTGAAGGAACAGGAAGGATGTATctgatttttaaaaaaggggCTAATTTCACGCACGAGTAATAATCACACACTAACGTCACAAAATATCAATTATTCATTGTGAATGTGTGGGTTTGtagcgagaagaaaaaaaactggacgAAAAAAAGCCTGAAGCACGAACAATTACGCTTCGCCCTGTACGAGATTTAATTATGTCACCAATCCCTTTGTGGGAGTGTATTTCTGCCACTGGCACTATGGTAATGAACTGTGCAGGCATGCGTGTACTAAAAACGATTCACTATGTGCgtaatttttgaaaacttcTTCCTCGTGaggatgtttttcttcttcttcttcttcttcttctcttctttaaAGGTGCGTTATCTGTTGGCAGTGCCGTTTGTGAGTGTTTCAATTATTCACGATTTAGTAGTATACATATAAGTATATTCCTGTATACATATAGATGTgctataatgttttttttttcttctctaatTCCACCCTCTGCTCTTTCTACTTTGTGAGACTAGATATACGGCCATATTTGTACGTAgcacatgatttttttatcacgaactaactttcgttcccttttttttgttttatctctgTTTGTTTCGTCACATGCACGGTATGAAcgggttttttggtgaaaaattgttgttttaacaCTGC is part of the Anopheles funestus chromosome X, idAnoFuneDA-416_04, whole genome shotgun sequence genome and encodes:
- the LOC125767686 gene encoding uncharacterized protein LOC125767686 isoform X1, producing MDTFFRLRRSSHTPSYSQGGQEPLIVVEESENNEKEEETSNQSSQRQSLDIESPENPYLLSPWRETRKHSLPTPPCTSGITASQVRRLSERGGEGSGPSPREQAFLATLYSTPAPQPGGRRHSVVTISRVPPTLFGRNRRESIAALPAGQRSNASSRRESNIGPPPSTDHRGSIHNLQLDIMDDIVQARKARMKLWNTSNERVCEVQTLDEAGTGSSSPMRYTNRRYSDFVGTALPPIQSFRRASEMPISPCAPLMPVSTSSIATPAAPTPGTDASFKPKTKMGIVCTNTDLISLLSSLASSATEINRCGEKEHPSPLASHAFPLRSAAKSPTAGTSAAGGGGGGDQPKSNLQKNRSNSFDISLYQNIKQLATGGGTLSGSGGGGGGGSGATDTEKSFVESGWFIKRHQPMARRKSSAKSPSATVTFARETFDKLRDKEPAHKDEPKPKPKESRSPLNKLKWDGRSAIVDARMIGHAIENFITGSSSSSSSSSSGKKSSASGGGKDGAGGRTGGKKSSTSSWFGKADEDEDSNDACDSSLCSTLKDLFVK
- the LOC125767686 gene encoding uncharacterized protein LOC125767686 isoform X2, producing the protein MDTFFRLRRSSHTPSYSQGGQEPLIVVEESENNEKEEETSNQSSQRQSLDIESPENPYLLSPWRETRKHSLPTPPCTSGITASQVRRLSERGGEGSGPSPREQAFLATLYSTPAPQPGGRRHSVVTISRVPPTLFGRNRRESIAALPAGQRSNASSRRESNIGPPPSTDHRASSATEINRCGEKEHPSPLASHAFPLRSAAKSPTAGTSAAGGGGGGDQPKSNLQKNRSNSFDISLYQNIKQLATGGGTLSGSGGGGGGGSGATDTEKSFVESGWFIKRHQPMARRKSSAKSPSATVTFARETFDKLRDKEPAHKDEPKPKPKESRSPLNKLKWDGRSAIVDARMIGHAIENFITGSSSSSSSSSSGKKSSASGGGKDGAGGRTGGKKSSTSSWFGKADEDEDSNDACDSSLCSTLKDLFVK